The following is a genomic window from Heliangelus exortis chromosome 13, bHelExo1.hap1, whole genome shotgun sequence.
gaagagaaggctcaggggagaccttgttaTGATGTTCCAGCACCTAAAGGGAGCaccaggctcttttgaaatatctccagggatggagaatccaccccttccctgggcagcccattccaatggctgagcaccctctctgcaaagaattctttcctaatatccaacctaaacctcccctggcagagcttcagctctgccaggggaggtttaggctggatattaggaaaaaattctttagtccatgccctcttgtcccactgatatcagcccaacccccccctggctccaacctcctttcagggagttgtagagagtgatgaggtctcccctgagcctcctcttctccagcctcaacacccccagctccctcagcccttcctcacaggacttgtgctggatcccttcacagcctccttgctcttctctggacctgctccagcacctcaatctccttcctgagctgaggggcccagaactggacacaggactcaagctgtggcctccccagggctgagcacaggggcaatGTTGTTCCAGCACCTAAAGGGCAGCtccaaagaagatggagactccctgtttacaaggagtcccatggacaggatgaggggcaatgggcacaaggtgctcctggggagattctggctgaacacaagagggaaatttttcaccctgaggacagtcagaccctggaatggtctcccaggggaaggggtggattcccccacttggggaagttggaagtctcagctccatggggtgctgggacatctcagataaacaataatatcagaagggttggaccaggtgatccttgaggtcccttccaacctgacattctgtgatccCATGAACTCTGCACTTCAGGGCAGATGATGGTGAAGCCCCTGAATGCTCCAGGACAGAACCAGGGAATGCTATACACACAGATTCTGCATGCTGagcctctcctctgctttgctctgcagccATTTCTGCTGCAGATCTCCCTCTCCCATCCCATTTTCCAGCACTTGCTTCTTGGTTGTTGACAGCCAAGATTTGGAGGAGGAGTTGGGATGCAGGAAGGCAGGACTGCCATCCAGAAGAACCTCATTTACCTGGAGAAATGGGATCCAAGGACTCCTGCCAGGACTGGCAGGGCAGTGGCAGagaagtcccttccaagctgTGATTCTGTGCCCCACTCTCTGTCAATTCTGTGATTTACAAATGGGATCTAAGGAATTCTGCCAGGACTGACAGGGCAGagaagtcccttccaagctgTGATTCTGTGCCCCACTCTCTgtcaattctgtgattctataattctgtgatttacaAATGGGATCTAAGGAATTCTGCCAGGACTGACAGGGCAGTGGCAGAGAGTTCCCCTCCcagctgtgattctgtgccCCACTCTCTgtcaattctgtgattttataattctgtgatttacaAATGGGATCTAAGGACTTCTGCCAGGACTGCAGAGAGTTCCCCTCTcagctgtgattctgtgccCCACTCTTGTCAATTTTGTGATTTACAAATAGGATCCAAGGAATTCTGCCAGGACTGACAGGGCAGTGGCAGAGATGTCCCTCCcagctgtgattctgtgccCCACTCTCTGTCAGTTCTGTGATTTCACAAGAGGGATGttgggaagcagagagagaagaggagggagtTTGAGAGGCCGGGATGACAGAGCCCGTTTAACCCCGGCCACGCCACCACCCTGCAGGTGACAGCCACGTTCTGGCCACCCCCCCACGAAGCCCCTGTGGTgctggggtgtccctgcccctgtgGCAGGGTGACGGGGGGCTCACCTCTCCCGAGTAGCTGTACTTCCCCTTGAGGATCTGCCGGTAGAGCCGGGTGCGGTTGTCGTCCTCGAAGGGCATGGTGCCGCTCAGCAGGATGTAGGAGATGACCCCCAGGGCCCACATGTCCACGGAGTTGGTGTAGGGTTTCCTCACCAGGATCTCGGGGGCGATGTACTCGGGGGTGCCGCAGGTGGTTTTCATCAGGCAGTCGTCCCCCTTCTTGCGGGCGCTGGCCAGCCCGAAGTCGGTGATCATGATCTTGGAGTCGGTGCCGGGGTGGTAGTAGAGGAGGTTCTCGGGTTTGAGGTCCCGGTGGGTGATGCCCAGGCCGTGCAGGTACCTCACCCCGTCCAGCACCATCTGCAGCACCCGCGTGGCGTCGCGCTCGGTGAAGGAGCCCTTGGCGATGATGCGGTCGAAGAGCTCCCCCCCCGTGGCCAGCTCCATCACCAGGTAGACCCTGTCCTGGGTCTCGAAGACCTCGATCAGCTGGATGATGTTGGTGTGGCGCACGCGGCGCAGGACGCTCAGCTCCGACTCGCAGACCTCCCGGCCCTCCCGGAACTTGGTCTCGATCATCTTGATGGCGTAGGGCTGGCGCGTGGCCCTGTGCTCCACCCGCACCACCCTGCTGAAGCTGCCCCGCCCGATCAGAGCCTTCACCTCGTACTTGGCCGTCACCCGGGGGTCGAACTTGGCCCGGTACTTGGCCACCTTGTTCCTGCGGGGAGGGGGCtcggggggctgggggtggagggggtgaggggggtgagggggaggggagggggagccCGCCTTGATGAGGGTCCCCGGGCCCCCCGTGATGAAGTGTTTGTAGGCGTCATGGCGGCCGCCGTGAGGCTCCACTTTTTTCACCAGGTCGAGCTGGACGTCTTTGGGGGGCTCGGGAAGCACCTTGCTGGTCCCACAGCCCATCACTGAAGGGGCTCAGTTCCCTATCAAGGCATCTTCCCAGGGCAGCACCGACCACATCCAGGGCAACTCCCACGTGGGAACCTTGGGAGCGgagtgagaggagaaggggggtgAAGGGAGGGAAGTTCCCAGCGTCCCGGCGCTGCCCCTGCAACCCCCTGAGGTCACTGCCCCTAAAACAGCCCCAGGCACGACAGGAACCCCTGGAATGTCACCTCAGGGATGTGCAGTGACAGGGCAAGTGGGGacaaactggagcacaggagctTCCAcagaaatgtaaggaaaaacttttccagggtgagggtgagggagccctggcccaggctgcccaggggggttgtggggtCTCAAAGCCCCCCTGGAGGTGtctgtgtgactgctggaggtgacTCCAGGatctcctgaggtcccttccaacccctgactccctgtgattctgtgaaatcccACAAATCTGCCCTGATCACTGCTCCCAGCTGAGCCCAGAATCCCAGGGATGGCTGAGACTGGAAGGGGCCTCTGAAGTCCCTGTCCTGCACCAGCTGATTGGGACAAATCAAACTCAGGGCATTTTCCTGAATTTGGTTTCATCTGCTCAGCTCCACAGGGCAGCAGCCACTCCAGGAGTTCTGCAATGTCTCATCAGAGACCCCACAGAGGAGCTCAGGACCCCCCTCTCTCAGCGTGTGGCCACGGAATGTTCTGGACACTGAAGCTGGGGCTGACACCTCCCAGCACTTTGCTCCTGGAGATCCAGGGAACTGCCCAGAGCACACAACTTTTTgggatggaaaagacctccaggatcaactccaacccttccctctgtgattctgtggaatCCCACCCAATCTGCCCTGATCACTGCTCCCAGCTGAGCCCCAAATCCCAGTCTCGGGATGGCTGAGACTGGAAGGGGCCTCTGGAGTCCCTGATTGGGACAAATCAAGCTCAGGGAAGAGTTGAGCATTTTCCTGAATTTGGTTTCATCTGCTCAGCTCCACAGGGCAGCAGCCACTCCAGGAGTTCTGGAATGTCTCATCAGAAACCCCACAGAGGAGCTCAGGACCCCCCTTTTTCAGCGTGTGGCCACGGAATGTTCTGGACACTGAAGCTGGGGCTGACACCTCCCAGCACTTTGCTCCTGGAGATCCAGGGAACTGCCCAGAGCACACAACTTTTTgggatggaaaagacctccagGATCAATTCCAACCCTTccctctgtgattctgtggaatCCCACAAATCTGCCCTGATCACTGCTCCCAGATGAACCCTGAGTCCCAGGGATGGCTGAGACTGGAAGGGGCCTCTGGAGTCCCTGATTGGGACAAATCAAACTCAGGGAAGAGCTGAGACCTCCAGGatcaactccaacccttcccccagcactgccccgtgtccctcagcaccacatctccagggatgatgggaactccagccctgccctgacaacccttctggggaagaaattttccctaatatccaatcttttggttggaaaagacttttatgATCTCACGAAGACAGAGTCACACTGAGCTTTGGATGCATTTTACCAATTAAATCACTTCAGCCCCCAAAAAAGACAGCCCTGGCCTCTccagagcagcttccagctgcaaTTCCCTCACCCTCCAGACCCTGGGAATTCTTTTAACATCCTGACTCAGCTCCTGTGGCACCTGTGGCTTTCCACATGGAGCTGGGAGTAGGAGTGGgacttccagcagctcctccagcctggagcagaggcagctcctgctcctcacaccacctggaggcagagcagccccacaacagctcctcctgctgccaccaggaTGGTGCCTCAGGCTCCCCCAAAGCTGGCCCCCTGGAAATGGCCCCCTGGAAATGTGGAAATGGCCCCCTGGGAGTGGGCCCCTGGAAGGAAGTGGCCCCCTGGAAATATCCCCCTGGAAATATCCCCCTGGAAATATCCCCCTGGAAATGGCCCCTGGAAATGGCCCCCTGGAAGTGGCCCCCTGGAAGTGGCCCCCTGGAAGTGGCCCCCTGGAAGTGGCCCCCTGGAAGTGGCCCCCTGGAAGTGGCCCCCTGGAAATATCCCCCTGGAAATGGCCCCCTGGAAAAGCCCCCCTGGAAATGCCCCCCTGGAAATGCCCCCCTGGAAATATCCCCCTGGAAAAGCCCCCCTGGAAGTGGCCCCCTGGAAATGGCCCCCTGGAAATGGCCCCCTGGAAATGGCCCCCTGGAAATGGCCCCCTGGAAATGGCCCCTGGAAAAGCCCCCCTGGAAAAGCCCCCCTGGAAAAGCCCCCCTGGAAAAGCCCCCCTGGAAAAGCCCCCCTGGAAATGCCACCCTGGAAATATCCCCCTGGGAGTGGCCCCCTGGAAATTCCCCCTGGAAATGGCCCCTGGAAATGCACCCCTGGAAATGCACCCCTGGAAAAGCCCCCCTGGAAGTGGCCCCCTGGAAGTGGCCCCCTGGAAATGCCCCCCTGGAAATGCCCCCCTGGAAGAGCCCCCCTGGAAGAGCCCCCCTTACCATCCCCCAGCGTGTCCTCCCTCATTCACCACCTCTCCCAGGagctcctcagcagcaccagcaggacaggagccCTGGCTGCTCTTCCATCAATGTGGAGAAACAAGAAATGCCTTGGGggggcacccagcagcacccagcagcacaccCAACCTGGAGAGCAAGCAAAGAGGGCCGTGGTTAGGATGGGATTCCCAAGTCAGGCACCATGGAAGAGCCATGGGGttttcagcacagcaggaaggcaggaacccacctgggctgctctgcagaaaggaaaaaaaaaacccaaatccacAGAAAGCTTGGGTGAGTTTCCCCATGAGCTGTCCTGAAGCTGGGTGTTCactctcagcaccctcaccctgaccaaaacaataaataaaatcctcCAGCCAGCCCTGAGCAGTGGCTCCCACTGAGTTTGTCTCAGCACCATCACACCTGAGGTGTTTTCACCAAGAGGAAGGGAGTGAGAGCAGCCCCAGAGAGACTTTGGGAAAAGGCACTGGAGAAATGGAGCATCAGGAGCCCGTTCCCAGCTGGAAAATCCCATTCTGGAATCCCATTCAGGGGCCGAGGGAGCACAGGGACACTGGAGCTGTACGTGCTGAGAAGGAAGAGGGGGTTCATGCTTCAgtgtcccctcctctccttggACAGGcagcaccccccaccccacagctctgcagagcagaccTGAGCTCCCCCTGACACTGCAGTGTTCTGCCCTGCACAGGCCCCGAGAGGTTCCTCCCACGAGGGGGTCCCCACGGACACAGAACATCAGCCCCCCAGGGGCCgagcagcccctctgctgcccaCCGAGTGTCCCCCAGCCTGAGCTTATTGAATGTCACTTCCCTGCAGGGTGTCTGTGGGGGGAGGTGAAGaccccagctctgagctgcctgAAAATGcccccccagagcagcccccagctcaCTCTGACACCCCCACCCAGCAATGAGGGGAAAGAGCCCTGAGAGCACCTCACCCTCTGCTGTACTCATCAATCTTACAGCGTGTCCTTCTCCCTGACACCCCCCTGGGCTCCGCAGCGGGGGGCTGGCGGTGGCAGCCCTCGGGGGGGCATCCTGAGGACaaccccagggctggagccGCCGGCAGCCCAAGCCAGGGGGTGCCCGCACCTCCCGGCGCGCCGTGCCCGGAGAGGGGGAGCCCTGGCAGGCCCGGGGCCGGGGCCTCCCTGCGGCAGGAGGGCTCCGGGAGCGGGAGGCAGGAGGTGCGGGCGGCAGAGGGGACGTTGCGGGGGGCAGCCCGGGCTCCCTCCCCGACCCCCCCGGACCCGCggcccagcacccccaggaggagctgaggcGCCGGGGCCCTGCCGGGCCGCCCCGCGGAGCTGAGCCAGCGTCACCCcgggagagagggggagggaaaggggcgGCGAGCCCGGGGCTGCCCGCACGGcccggttcggttcggttcggttgGTTCCGAGCAGCCCCGGGGCCGTCCGGACCCGCACTCACCTGGGCCCGCTGCAGCCCGGCCTCGGCGCCGCCTCCTGACGTCATCACCGAGCGCCTGGGACGCCCGAGGGGGCGGGGACACCGCGCGCCGCCattggaggaggagaagggggcGGGGCcgggaaagggagagagaggagaggggggggaagggaagggagcgCCCCCCCTGGGATCTAGCGCCCCCTAGCGGCCCCGCCGGGAACTGCCGAGAGAGGCGGGaacgggatgggatgggatgggatgggatgggatgggatgggatgggatgggatgggatgggatgggatgggatgggatggatgggatgggatgggatggatgggatggatgggatgggatggatgggatgggatgggatgggatgggatgggatgggatgggatgggatgggatgggatgggatggatgggatgggatgggatgggatggatgggatgggatgggatggatgggatgggatgggatggatgggatggatgggatgggatggatgggatgggatgggatgggatgggatgggatgggatgggatggatgggatgggatgggatgggatgggatggatgggatgggatgggatgggatggatgggatgggatggatgggatgggatgggatggatgggatggatgggatgggatggatgggatgggatgggatgggatgggatgggatgggagggatgggatgggatgggatggatgggatgggatgggatggatgggatggggtgggatgggatgggatgggatgggatgggatggatgggatgggatgggatggatgggatggatgggatgggatggatgggatggggtgggatggatgggatggggtgggatgggatgggatgggatgggatgggatgggatggatgggatgggatgggatggatgggatggatgggatgggatggatgggatgggatgggatgggagggatgggatggatgggatggggtgggatgggatgggatggatgggatgggatgggatggatgggatggatgggatgggatggataggatgggatgggatgggatgggatgggatgggatgggatgggatgggatggaggggatgggatggatgggatggatgggatgggatggatgggatgggatgggatgggatgggatgggatgggatggatgggatgggatgggatggatgggatggatgggatgggatggatgggatgggatgggatgggagggatgggatgggatggatgggatggggtgggatgggatggatgggatgggatgggatggatgggatggatgggatgggatggatgggatgggatggatgggatgggatgggatgggatggatgggatgggatggatgggatgggatgggatgggatgggatgggatgggatgggatggatgggatggatgggatgggatggatgggatgggatgggatgggagggatgggatgggatggatgggatggggtgggatgggatggatgggatgggatgggatggatgggatggatgggatgggatggatgggatgggatgggatgggatgggatgggatgggatgggatgggatggatgggatgatgccctctgccccacagcccccactgctgctgtctgGGCCCCCCGTGTGAGGCTGGGTGGGtgtcagcagctccctgggagctGTCATTCCATGGAATGGTTGCAGGGTGGGAATCCTGCTGGCTCCaacagggcagggggagggattCAGGgatcagcagcagagggaaaaccCCAGGCTGGGAGCCAGCATCCCTCTGCAAGGATGGGTGAGGGGTCCCTCCCAATCCTCTGGGATTCCCATCTCCCAGCAGCGGCTCCCCATGAGGGATGCTCCCTAAAAACAGGCTGGGAGCACTGGAAtgctgctgggagcactggaaTGCTGGTGGGAGCAC
Proteins encoded in this region:
- the PSKH1 gene encoding serine/threonine-protein kinase H1; amino-acid sequence: MGCGTSKVLPEPPKDVQLDLVKKVEPHGGRHDAYKHFITGGPGTLIKAGSPSPPPHPPHPLHPQPPEPPPRRNKVAKYRAKFDPRVTAKYEVKALIGRGSFSRVVRVEHRATRQPYAIKMIETKFREGREVCESELSVLRRVRHTNIIQLIEVFETQDRVYLVMELATGGELFDRIIAKGSFTERDATRVLQMVLDGVRYLHGLGITHRDLKPENLLYYHPGTDSKIMITDFGLASARKKGDDCLMKTTCGTPEYIAPEILVRKPYTNSVDMWALGVISYILLSGTMPFEDDNRTRLYRQILKGKYSYSGEPWPSVSNLAKDFIDRLLTVDPGARMTALQALKHPWVVSMAASSSMKNLHRSISQNLLKRASSRCQSTKSAQSTRSSRSTKSNKSRRVRERELRELNLRYQQHYTG